A genomic region of Dehalococcoidia bacterium contains the following coding sequences:
- the rplL gene encoding 50S ribosomal protein L7/L12, giving the protein MSKEELIGVIKNMTVLELSELVKALEEEFGVSAAAPMAVASVAGAPAGAAPAAEEEQTEFTVMLKEIGANKIQVIKIIREVTGLGLKESKDLVEGAPKAIKEGISKEEAASIKQKVETSGATVEIK; this is encoded by the coding sequence ATGAGCAAAGAGGAACTTATAGGTGTTATTAAGAATATGACCGTCCTCGAACTCAGCGAGTTGGTCAAAGCCCTAGAGGAGGAGTTCGGTGTCAGCGCTGCGGCGCCGATGGCTGTAGCCTCTGTGGCCGGCGCTCCCGCGGGAGCAGCCCCTGCCGCAGAGGAAGAGCAGACGGAGTTCACGGTGATGCTCAAAGAGATCGGGGCGAACAAGATACAGGTGATCAAGATTATACGCGAGGTCACAGGCTTAGGACTGAAGGAATCCAAGGATCTCGTAGAGGGAGCCCCGAAGGCGATAAAGGAAGGGATCTCCAAAGAGGAAGCTGCTTCAATAAAGCAGAAAGTGGAGACTTCCGGCGCCACTGTAGAAATCAAATAA
- the secE gene encoding preprotein translocase subunit SecE, with protein MAKPSFAVGHIIPWLRRYVSEIAGEFRKVVWPTRAETRRLTVMVLIIAGSIGIFLGAVDYGFTRLMQLIIGG; from the coding sequence ATGGCCAAACCTTCTTTCGCAGTGGGACACATAATTCCATGGCTCCGCCGCTACGTGAGTGAAATAGCGGGCGAGTTCAGGAAAGTTGTCTGGCCTACAAGAGCGGAGACGAGACGTCTTACAGTAATGGTGCTCATTATCGCTGGGTCGATAGGGATTTTCCTGGGCGCTGTCGATTACGGGTTCACGCGTCTCATGCAATTGATAATAGGAGGGTAG
- the rplK gene encoding 50S ribosomal protein L11 produces the protein MAKKVKAIIKIQLPAGQASPAPPVGPILGQHGCNIMGFCKEYNERTASQTGSIVPAEITIYDDRSFTFTLKTPPVADMLRKALSIEKGSGAPNTVKVGKIPRSKVEEIAKMKMKDLNAADVKGAMLMIEGTARSMGIEVE, from the coding sequence TTGGCTAAAAAGGTAAAAGCAATAATAAAAATCCAGCTGCCGGCAGGACAGGCAAGTCCGGCGCCGCCGGTCGGCCCGATACTCGGGCAGCACGGCTGCAATATCATGGGCTTCTGCAAGGAGTATAACGAGCGTACGGCGTCTCAAACGGGATCGATCGTCCCGGCGGAGATAACCATTTACGACGACCGTTCATTCACATTCACGCTTAAGACACCTCCGGTAGCAGATATGCTGCGGAAAGCGCTCAGCATAGAGAAGGGGAGCGGCGCACCTAACACAGTGAAGGTAGGCAAGATTCCCAGAAGCAAGGTTGAAGAGATCGCCAAAATGAAGATGAAAGACCTGAACGCCGCTGATGTAAAGGGCGCTATGCTGATGATAGAGGGAACGGCGAGAAGCATGGGGATCGAGGTAGAATAA
- a CDS encoding antibiotic biosynthesis monooxygenase family protein — protein sequence MTVKVIIERTVTLENQDKLQTLSKQLRVLAVNQPGYETGETLFSVDNPGTHIVISTWHSLPEWQAWKNNPERKKILSEIDRLLVTPAKESTYIEPWASPSSGM from the coding sequence ATGACAGTCAAGGTTATCATTGAACGCACTGTAACGCTGGAAAACCAGGATAAATTGCAGACTCTATCAAAGCAGTTGAGGGTTCTGGCTGTGAACCAGCCCGGATATGAGACGGGAGAAACCCTGTTCTCCGTGGACAACCCCGGCACGCACATTGTAATCAGCACCTGGCACAGCTTGCCTGAATGGCAGGCATGGAAAAACAATCCGGAACGCAAGAAGATATTAAGCGAAATCGACCGTCTGCTGGTGACCCCGGCTAAAGAATCCACTTACATAGAACCCTGGGCCTCGCCGTCGAGCGGCATGTAG
- the radC gene encoding DNA repair protein RadC produces MEYHIRISELPTGERPRERLRQNGAASLSSSELLAIILRTGTRAENVLGLANRLIVRFGGLTGLSRAGFNELCNEHGVGQSKAAQIKAALELGRRAASTQPEEKTIIRSPQDAAGLLMDDMGPLQQEHLRVMLLNSKNHLLAIHEVYKGNVNASTIRTSELFRNAVRENCPAMIVVHNHPSGDPEPSSDDIAATEHIIKGGKALDIEVLDHIIIGDHRFVSLKERGIIS; encoded by the coding sequence ATGGAATATCACATCCGCATCAGCGAACTCCCCACCGGAGAACGCCCCCGTGAACGACTACGTCAAAACGGCGCCGCAAGCCTCTCCAGCAGCGAGCTTCTGGCTATAATACTGCGCACGGGAACACGCGCCGAAAACGTCCTGGGGCTGGCGAACCGGCTGATTGTCAGGTTCGGCGGCCTCACAGGGCTCTCCCGCGCCGGCTTCAACGAGCTGTGCAACGAGCACGGGGTGGGCCAGTCCAAAGCGGCCCAGATAAAGGCCGCTCTGGAGCTGGGGCGCAGGGCTGCATCCACCCAGCCGGAGGAGAAAACGATTATCCGCTCCCCGCAGGATGCCGCCGGCCTGCTCATGGACGACATGGGCCCCCTTCAGCAGGAACATCTCCGAGTCATGCTTCTAAACTCAAAGAATCACCTCCTTGCGATTCACGAGGTCTATAAAGGCAATGTCAACGCATCGACGATTCGAACCAGCGAGTTGTTCCGCAACGCCGTGCGTGAGAACTGCCCCGCCATGATCGTGGTACACAACCACCCATCCGGCGATCCGGAACCCAGCAGCGACGACATCGCCGCCACAGAGCACATCATAAAAGGCGGGAAGGCGCTGGACATAGAAGTTCTCGATCACATTATCATCGGCGACCACAGGTTCGTAAGCCTGAAAGAGCGCGGCATTATCTCTTAA
- the tuf gene encoding elongation factor Tu, whose protein sequence is MAKKVFERTKPHVNVGTIGHVDHGKTTLTSAITKVLEGKGLASFVSYDQVAKASESQGRRDETKILTIAISHVEYETDKRHYAHIDCPGHADYIKNMITGAAQMDGTILVVSAADGPMPQTREHILLARQVNVPAIVVFINKIDLMEDPELVELVELELRDLLSKYEFPGDKTPIIKGSATKALQCGCGKPDCQWCGRILELMDAVDSFIPTPVRPKDKPFMMAVEDVFSIKGRGTVATGRIERGIVKVGDEVELVGLKATQKKVVTGVEMFHKTLQEGEPGDAVGLLIRGAERDDILRGMVMAKPGTITPHTEAESEVYVLTKEEGGRHTPFFTGYKPQFYIRTTDVTGSLSLPEGVEMCMPGDHIKMNIKLIEPVAMETNMRFAIREGGRTVGSGVITKIIA, encoded by the coding sequence ATGGCGAAGAAAGTATTTGAACGAACCAAACCACACGTAAACGTAGGAACGATCGGGCACGTTGACCATGGCAAGACCACTCTGACTTCTGCTATCACAAAGGTACTAGAGGGAAAAGGATTAGCGTCTTTTGTCTCCTATGACCAGGTAGCAAAAGCCTCCGAGTCCCAGGGCCGGCGTGACGAAACAAAAATCTTGACTATAGCCATTTCGCACGTTGAATATGAAACTGACAAGCGCCACTATGCACATATTGACTGCCCGGGTCATGCCGACTACATCAAGAACATGATCACCGGCGCGGCGCAGATGGACGGCACGATTCTTGTAGTATCCGCGGCCGACGGCCCCATGCCTCAGACCAGAGAGCACATCCTTCTGGCCCGCCAGGTGAACGTTCCCGCAATCGTGGTTTTTATAAATAAGATCGATCTCATGGAAGACCCTGAACTGGTTGAGTTAGTGGAGCTTGAACTGCGCGATCTGCTCAGTAAGTACGAGTTCCCGGGCGACAAGACGCCCATTATCAAAGGCTCTGCGACAAAGGCGCTCCAGTGCGGCTGCGGAAAGCCCGACTGCCAGTGGTGCGGCCGCATTCTCGAATTGATGGACGCCGTCGACAGCTTCATACCGACACCGGTGCGTCCGAAGGACAAGCCCTTTATGATGGCGGTGGAAGACGTCTTCAGCATCAAGGGACGCGGCACCGTGGCGACAGGGCGTATCGAGCGCGGAATCGTCAAGGTCGGCGATGAAGTAGAGCTGGTCGGATTGAAAGCAACTCAGAAAAAGGTTGTTACCGGCGTCGAGATGTTCCATAAGACCTTGCAGGAAGGCGAGCCGGGCGACGCGGTCGGACTGCTCATCAGAGGCGCGGAGCGCGATGACATCCTCAGAGGAATGGTTATGGCCAAGCCTGGAACGATAACACCGCATACCGAGGCTGAGTCCGAAGTATATGTTCTAACAAAAGAGGAAGGCGGCCGCCATACTCCGTTCTTCACCGGCTATAAACCGCAGTTCTACATCCGGACAACCGATGTTACCGGTTCTTTATCCCTGCCGGAGGGAGTAGAGATGTGCATGCCCGGCGACCATATTAAGATGAATATCAAGCTTATCGAGCCGGTAGCTATGGAGACTAACATGCGATTTGCTATCAGAGAAGGCGGCAGGACTGTAGGATCCGGCGTAATCACAAAAATAATCGCATAA
- a CDS encoding class II fructose-bisphosphate aldolase, producing MSVDANKIEKLISDTVFTADAQARDNGFLEIRKLAGENGLHLASIQGLYEASGKGKYSGKTVPAMNLRGVTFDMARAVFRAAVKGKVGAMIFEIARSEIGYTLQRPAEYTACVLAAAMAEGFTGPIFMQGDHFQVNAKKYQTDAQKELNAIKDLIREAVAAGFYNIDIDASTVVDLSKKTISEQQTDNYTITADMTKFIRGMEPKGVTVSVGGEIGEVGTANSTVEDLDAFMAGYKKQLGVNVKGISKISVQTGTSHGGVVLPDGSIAKVKIDFKTLEDLSRTAKEKYGMGGAVQHGASTLPDEAFHKFPEVGTVEVHLATGFQNIVLDSPHFPDSLIQKINGSLMEKYAADRKSGETDEQFLYKTRKKAFGDFKKEMWDLPDAIMAAIGRDLEERFALLFEKLSVTDTVDLVKKYVKAK from the coding sequence ATGTCTGTCGATGCAAACAAGATTGAAAAGCTTATATCCGACACTGTATTCACCGCCGATGCGCAGGCCAGAGACAACGGCTTTCTCGAAATTCGCAAGCTGGCCGGGGAGAACGGCCTACATCTCGCCAGCATCCAGGGACTGTATGAAGCATCCGGGAAGGGTAAGTACAGCGGTAAAACGGTGCCGGCGATGAACCTCCGCGGCGTCACATTCGATATGGCGCGCGCCGTCTTCCGCGCGGCGGTCAAGGGCAAGGTGGGCGCCATGATCTTCGAGATCGCGCGCTCGGAGATCGGCTACACGCTGCAGCGCCCCGCCGAGTACACCGCCTGCGTGCTGGCCGCCGCCATGGCCGAGGGATTCACCGGCCCGATTTTCATGCAGGGAGACCACTTCCAGGTTAACGCCAAAAAATATCAAACCGACGCGCAGAAGGAGTTGAACGCCATCAAAGACCTCATCCGCGAGGCGGTGGCTGCCGGATTTTATAATATCGACATCGATGCTTCAACCGTAGTCGATTTATCGAAAAAAACCATCTCCGAGCAACAGACGGACAACTACACCATCACCGCCGATATGACAAAGTTCATCCGCGGCATGGAGCCCAAGGGCGTGACCGTCTCCGTAGGCGGCGAGATAGGCGAGGTGGGCACCGCCAACAGCACGGTTGAGGACCTGGACGCTTTCATGGCGGGTTACAAAAAGCAGCTCGGTGTCAACGTTAAAGGTATTTCAAAGATAAGCGTGCAGACCGGCACGTCGCACGGCGGCGTCGTATTGCCCGATGGATCGATTGCCAAGGTTAAAATCGACTTCAAGACGCTGGAAGACCTGTCGCGGACGGCGAAAGAGAAATACGGCATGGGCGGCGCCGTGCAGCACGGGGCGTCCACGCTGCCGGATGAGGCCTTCCACAAGTTCCCCGAGGTTGGCACGGTCGAGGTGCACTTGGCCACCGGCTTCCAGAACATCGTCTTAGACAGCCCGCACTTCCCGGACTCGCTCATCCAGAAAATCAACGGCAGCCTCATGGAGAAATACGCCGCCGACAGAAAATCAGGAGAGACGGACGAGCAGTTCTTATACAAGACGCGCAAGAAGGCCTTCGGCGACTTTAAGAAGGAGATGTGGGACCTGCCCGACGCCATAATGGCTGCGATAGGACGGGACCTTGAGGAGCGCTTCGCGCTGCTGTTCGAGAAACTCAGTGTGACGGACACTGTGGACCTGGTAAAGAAGTACGTCAAGGCCAAATAG
- a CDS encoding ATP-dependent 6-phosphofructokinase, which translates to MKKRRIGVLTGGGDCPGLNPALKWVVTAASDERTQAEAGAEFEVIGIRNGWKGLINIDPDNLVHDASIVNGFEIPHGIILTPAIVRSWDRYGGTFLGSSRTNPYNPKNDQSKKVIENIEKLGLEAVIAIGGDDTLSIAGKLDAAGINVVGIPKTIDKDLPGTEYTLGFESAINVILESVDRLRTTAGAHGRTFVVEVMGRNAGWMALIGGEAGGASMILIPEHEFTFEKVNSLVKDMVKRGARYNIIVVAEGAKPEGGKEAIKKATVDAFGHEALGGIGDVIAQEISDAAGLDTRSVVLSHLQRGGAPCAYDRRMGRYYGIAAVDLVVKRQFGRMVSLQNNKITSVPINEVTGKLYKVDVATEYDTERYNGRRKILR; encoded by the coding sequence ATGAAAAAGAGACGTATCGGCGTTTTAACCGGGGGCGGCGATTGCCCTGGCTTGAACCCGGCGCTTAAATGGGTGGTGACGGCGGCATCGGACGAGAGAACGCAGGCCGAGGCCGGTGCCGAGTTCGAGGTCATCGGCATCAGGAATGGCTGGAAAGGCCTCATCAATATCGACCCCGACAATCTGGTGCACGACGCTTCGATCGTTAACGGTTTCGAGATTCCGCACGGAATTATCCTTACGCCGGCGATAGTCCGCTCCTGGGACAGGTACGGCGGCACGTTTCTCGGCTCATCGCGTACGAACCCCTACAATCCCAAGAACGACCAGTCAAAGAAAGTTATCGAAAACATAGAGAAGCTCGGCCTGGAGGCGGTGATAGCGATAGGCGGCGACGATACCCTCAGTATTGCCGGCAAGCTCGATGCCGCAGGCATCAATGTAGTCGGCATACCCAAGACCATCGATAAGGACCTGCCCGGCACCGAGTACACTCTCGGATTCGAAAGCGCGATCAATGTCATACTGGAATCAGTCGACCGTTTGCGAACTACAGCCGGCGCACACGGCAGGACATTCGTCGTCGAGGTCATGGGCCGCAACGCCGGATGGATGGCGCTGATAGGCGGCGAGGCCGGCGGGGCCTCCATGATCCTGATACCGGAACACGAGTTCACCTTCGAGAAGGTCAACAGCCTGGTGAAGGATATGGTCAAGCGCGGCGCCAGATACAATATCATCGTCGTGGCAGAAGGAGCCAAGCCGGAGGGCGGCAAGGAAGCGATAAAGAAAGCAACCGTCGACGCCTTCGGCCATGAGGCGCTGGGCGGCATCGGCGATGTCATCGCCCAGGAGATAAGCGACGCCGCGGGCCTGGACACGCGCAGCGTGGTGCTCAGCCACCTTCAGCGCGGCGGCGCGCCGTGCGCCTATGACCGCAGGATGGGCCGCTACTACGGCATCGCCGCCGTGGATCTGGTGGTGAAACGCCAGTTCGGCAGGATGGTATCGCTGCAGAATAACAAGATCACATCGGTCCCGATAAACGAGGTGACCGGTAAGCTCTATAAGGTCGATGTAGCTACGGAGTACGATACCGAGAGATACAACGGGCGGAGGAAAATCCTTCGCTGA
- the rplA gene encoding 50S ribosomal protein L1 has product MAKHGKKFEEASKLIDHQKEYDPKEAIALLKKASFVKFDETVEVHMHMGLDPRHADQQVRGVASLPHGLGKQVRVIVFTQGEGVRIAQESGADFAGCEDLIKKIEEGWLDFDVAIANPDVMGKVSKLGKILGRKGLMPNPKSGTIVQPADIARAINEAKKGRVDFRLDKTAVIHVSIGKASFDDNKLFENLAAIIETVVKAKPRGAKGQYVKSISISTSMGPGVNVDLKPALDLKAS; this is encoded by the coding sequence ATGGCTAAGCACGGTAAGAAATTCGAAGAGGCGTCTAAGCTGATAGACCACCAGAAGGAATACGATCCCAAAGAGGCCATTGCGCTTCTCAAGAAGGCATCGTTCGTTAAATTCGATGAAACGGTTGAAGTGCACATGCACATGGGATTGGACCCCAGGCACGCCGATCAGCAGGTGAGAGGCGTCGCCAGCCTGCCGCATGGACTTGGGAAACAGGTAAGGGTCATAGTCTTCACACAGGGCGAAGGAGTAAGGATTGCTCAAGAAAGCGGCGCCGATTTCGCCGGTTGCGAGGACTTGATAAAGAAGATAGAGGAAGGCTGGCTAGATTTCGATGTGGCCATAGCCAATCCTGATGTTATGGGCAAGGTATCAAAACTCGGCAAGATACTGGGAAGGAAAGGGCTTATGCCCAATCCCAAATCGGGGACGATAGTGCAGCCCGCCGATATCGCTCGCGCCATCAACGAGGCGAAGAAGGGGCGTGTTGACTTCAGGCTCGACAAGACCGCCGTAATCCATGTATCGATAGGCAAAGCCAGCTTCGACGATAACAAATTATTCGAGAATCTTGCCGCCATTATCGAAACCGTAGTAAAAGCCAAACCGAGAGGTGCAAAAGGCCAATATGTAAAGAGCATCTCTATCAGCACATCGATGGGGCCGGGTGTAAACGTAGACCTGAAACCCGCTTTAGATCTAAAGGCCAGTTAG
- the rpmG gene encoding 50S ribosomal protein L33, which translates to MAKKGSREIIHLACTECKERVYTTTKNKKNDPERLELKKFCPRCRTQKVYREVK; encoded by the coding sequence TTGGCTAAGAAGGGATCCAGGGAGATAATCCATCTCGCATGCACTGAGTGCAAGGAGAGGGTTTATACAACAACAAAGAACAAGAAAAATGACCCGGAGCGTTTGGAGCTTAAGAAGTTTTGCCCGCGTTGCCGCACCCAGAAAGTGTACCGTGAGGTAAAGTGA
- the nusG gene encoding transcription termination/antitermination protein NusG, which yields MAEAERRWYVIHTYSGYEQRVQTNLEQRIRSMDAQDKIFSVTIPTENEIEIKDGQKKTVARKVFPGYILVEMKLTDESWNVVRNTPGVTGFVGAGSKPVPLEEEEVKNIFQRMEGDTPRIKVGFRKGESVRVIDGPFIDLIGIVDEIFPEKGKVRVLISLFGRETPVELDFLQIERI from the coding sequence ATGGCAGAAGCAGAGCGGAGATGGTATGTCATTCACACCTACTCCGGTTATGAGCAGCGGGTTCAGACCAACTTAGAACAGCGTATCCGGTCTATGGATGCACAAGATAAGATTTTCAGTGTGACCATCCCAACCGAAAACGAGATAGAGATCAAGGACGGGCAGAAGAAAACCGTAGCGAGAAAGGTCTTTCCCGGCTATATACTGGTGGAGATGAAATTAACCGACGAGAGCTGGAACGTTGTGCGCAACACCCCGGGAGTTACCGGCTTTGTCGGCGCCGGAAGCAAGCCCGTTCCGCTGGAAGAGGAAGAGGTAAAGAACATCTTCCAGCGGATGGAGGGAGACACGCCGAGGATCAAGGTCGGTTTCCGTAAAGGAGAGAGCGTTCGCGTAATAGACGGGCCTTTCATCGATTTGATAGGTATAGTAGATGAGATATTCCCTGAGAAAGGCAAGGTCAGGGTACTGATATCTCTCTTCGGGCGAGAGACGCCGGTAGAATTAGACTTCTTGCAGATAGAACGAATCTAG
- a CDS encoding nucleoside deaminase: MDRYLKAAIDEAKKGLAEGGIPIGSVLVKDGEIVGRGHNRRVQHGDPMAHAEIDCLRNAGRIGSYKGTTLYSTLMPCYLCAGAVVQFGIKKVIAGESRTFPGARSFMEEHGVEVIDVDDNECYALMQDFIRKNPELWNEDIGK, encoded by the coding sequence TTGGACCGATATCTAAAAGCCGCCATCGACGAGGCGAAGAAGGGCCTGGCGGAGGGCGGCATCCCGATAGGCTCGGTGCTCGTAAAGGACGGCGAAATCGTCGGGCGCGGACACAACAGGCGCGTGCAGCATGGCGACCCCATGGCCCACGCCGAGATCGACTGTCTCCGCAACGCCGGGCGCATCGGCAGCTACAAGGGTACGACGCTGTACTCAACGCTGATGCCCTGCTACCTCTGCGCCGGAGCCGTCGTCCAGTTCGGCATCAAGAAGGTCATAGCAGGCGAATCGAGAACTTTCCCCGGCGCCAGATCGTTCATGGAGGAACACGGCGTCGAGGTGATAGATGTCGACGATAACGAGTGCTATGCGCTGATGCAGGATTTCATCAGGAAGAACCCGGAACTGTGGAACGAGGATATAGGCAAATAA
- a CDS encoding ABC transporter substrate binding protein: protein MMKTKMSLLLAILLTITTVVVAGCSSTTEPTATPDIQILLIHSYHEGWDWNSDIEAGIIEGLYRQGFEQDIDYDIETFYMDTKVTYTTVEQIEQRAALAVDMIEELDPDIVFVNDDNALKYVAVAYTEDHPQSALPFVFCGINIDPTIYDTIQSLDQPGGVMTGTLERLPFEDAFELAVRISPDAQSIVLLADSSTSSNAVIDNFNQRYTNVIADPPLEIIGPIQHETFDEWKTTVIEYQTKADFVGIITYHQLRDEGGDVVPAQDVVDWTVANSNLPEVGFLTFHAEDGYLSTAGVDGYKTGIYTGIIGGDILSGADPGAIPIVDPNAVEIAFNLCRADMLGITIPTAELAAAGKVFHSIGINGSCP, encoded by the coding sequence ATGATGAAAACGAAAATGTCCCTACTTCTCGCAATTCTATTGACGATAACGACCGTCGTCGTAGCCGGTTGTTCTTCGACCACGGAACCGACGGCAACCCCCGACATCCAAATCCTGCTCATCCACTCCTACCACGAGGGCTGGGACTGGAACAGCGATATCGAGGCGGGGATAATCGAGGGGCTCTACCGCCAGGGCTTTGAACAAGACATCGACTATGATATCGAGACGTTCTACATGGACACCAAGGTCACCTATACCACCGTCGAGCAGATAGAGCAGCGCGCCGCTCTCGCCGTCGACATGATCGAGGAACTTGATCCCGACATCGTTTTTGTGAACGACGACAACGCCCTCAAATATGTGGCCGTCGCCTACACCGAAGATCACCCTCAAAGCGCGCTTCCTTTCGTTTTTTGCGGCATCAACATCGATCCGACCATATATGACACCATCCAGAGCCTGGATCAGCCCGGCGGCGTGATGACCGGCACGCTGGAGCGCCTGCCCTTCGAGGACGCCTTCGAGCTGGCCGTGCGCATATCGCCGGACGCGCAGAGCATAGTGCTGCTGGCCGATTCAAGCACCAGCTCAAACGCCGTGATCGACAACTTCAACCAGAGATACACGAACGTGATCGCCGACCCCCCGCTGGAGATCATCGGCCCCATCCAGCACGAGACGTTCGACGAGTGGAAAACGACCGTCATCGAATACCAGACCAAGGCCGATTTCGTCGGCATCATCACCTACCACCAGCTGCGTGACGAGGGCGGCGACGTGGTTCCGGCGCAGGACGTGGTTGACTGGACCGTGGCCAACAGCAACCTGCCCGAGGTGGGCTTCCTCACGTTCCACGCCGAGGACGGCTACCTCTCCACCGCCGGCGTTGACGGCTACAAGACCGGCATCTACACCGGCATCATCGGCGGCGATATCTTGAGCGGCGCGGACCCGGGCGCGATCCCCATCGTCGATCCGAATGCCGTGGAAATTGCCTTCAACCTGTGCCGCGCCGATATGCTGGGGATAACCATACCTACTGCCGAACTCGCGGCGGCGGGGAAGGTGTTTCATAGCATAGGGATAAACGGCTCCTGCCCTTAA
- a CDS encoding DUF2892 domain-containing protein, translating into MKIKPNIGNPDRIIRAIAGIALTVIAFLILDAPDGRVGGILAAVLGVLLIVTAITRYCVGYALFHYSTLKNK; encoded by the coding sequence GTGAAGATTAAGCCGAACATAGGCAATCCGGATAGAATCATCAGGGCAATAGCTGGAATAGCCCTGACGGTTATAGCGTTCCTGATTCTCGACGCACCCGACGGAAGGGTTGGCGGGATTTTAGCGGCGGTATTAGGGGTGCTGTTGATTGTAACCGCGATAACGCGGTATTGTGTGGGATATGCGCTATTCCACTATTCAACCTTGAAAAACAAATAG
- the rplJ gene encoding 50S ribosomal protein L10, whose amino-acid sequence MRLEEKKQSVDELAEKVERASVIISTDYGGLTVAEMTDLRRKLRAQQIEFRVIKNTLARFAATKAGKDDLDKIIVGPTAVALGYDDIAAPAKVLMEYIRSTKSQLKISGGLIENRVLSAAEVATLATMPPKEVLVAKLLGGLKGPLYGLVNVLNANIAGLTYVLSARQKQLEKGG is encoded by the coding sequence ATGCGTCTGGAAGAAAAAAAACAGTCTGTCGATGAGCTGGCCGAAAAGGTGGAACGCGCGAGCGTAATCATCAGCACCGATTACGGCGGGCTCACCGTAGCCGAGATGACCGACCTGCGCCGCAAGCTGCGCGCCCAACAGATCGAGTTCCGTGTGATCAAGAACACCCTGGCGCGATTTGCGGCAACAAAGGCCGGCAAGGATGATCTGGACAAGATAATAGTTGGCCCTACCGCCGTGGCTCTCGGCTACGATGACATAGCCGCTCCGGCGAAGGTGTTGATGGAATATATCCGCAGCACAAAAAGCCAGTTAAAGATAAGCGGCGGCCTTATCGAGAACCGGGTGTTGAGCGCGGCCGAGGTCGCTACTCTGGCCACTATGCCGCCAAAAGAGGTGCTTGTGGCTAAGCTGCTCGGCGGCCTCAAAGGGCCGCTCTACGGGCTGGTTAATGTGCTCAACGCTAATATAGCCGGGCTAACATACGTACTCTCTGCAAGACAAAAGCAATTGGAAAAAGGAGGATAG